Part of the Propionimicrobium sp. PCR01-08-3 genome, GGATCTGCCGCGCCGCCGAGCAGATCGAGCATTCTTTCCGGGCTCGGACAGGCCGTGTGCCGGGCATCGATCGCGTCCACCATGTCCTGGGCACGACTGGCATCGCTGAAGCCCCGGCGGGCGAGATCACCTGCTGCAGTGCTGGTGCGTCCGTTCATGGTCGCCAGCGTAGTCTCTTATCGTCGAAGCTCGCTTCGGGAATGGCGCCGCGCGGAAGGGATGGAGATGGCAGAGCACACGCAACGGTCGCTGAATCGTATCTGCACGGCCTTCCGTGCCCAGCTGAATGCGCTCGCCGCATCGTCCGCCCAGCTGGATCGTTATCAGTTGGGCCGTTTGATGCATCTGGTCAACGGTTGTCTCGCAGACCTCGATTCGGTGGCCCGCAGCGCACCGATGACTCTCGCCGAGTATGTCCTCGAGCACTCGCTCGGCCACGACGCGATCAAGCATGAGATCGAAGGCGAGATCGGCGATGACCCGGCCTTGGTGCTGGCCAAGCAGGTGCAGCCGGCCGCCGGAGAGCTTTCCGATATCTTGGCGACCGCCGATCTGCCCGATCAGGTGGCAGGCCGCTTTGGCGCTGTTCGGACGACCGACTACCTGCGGACCGGCCTGATCGTGGCCGTGGACATCGCGTTGGCCACCTACGGGAAGGCCGAGCGACCGTCGCTGGCGGAGGCGCTCCGCACGCTCACCCAGGTGATTGCCGAGCGCTATCCGGGGCAGACGATCGAGGTGCGAGTTCCACCGTATGCGGCGGTCCAGGTGGGAGCACTGTCGACGGCGTCCGCGCACCGACGCGGCACTCCCCCAAATGTCGTCGAGTTGACCCCCACCGCATTTTGGCAATTGGCAACCGGACGCAGCACCTGGGAGCAGATCAAATCCGGCAGCGAGCTCACCTCGTCCGGTATTCATGCCGACGAGACGGCCCGGATGTTCCCGATACTCCGGTTGGCGTGACTTCTCAGAGCT contains:
- a CDS encoding sterol carrier family protein, giving the protein MAEHTQRSLNRICTAFRAQLNALAASSAQLDRYQLGRLMHLVNGCLADLDSVARSAPMTLAEYVLEHSLGHDAIKHEIEGEIGDDPALVLAKQVQPAAGELSDILATADLPDQVAGRFGAVRTTDYLRTGLIVAVDIALATYGKAERPSLAEALRTLTQVIAERYPGQTIEVRVPPYAAVQVGALSTASAHRRGTPPNVVELTPTAFWQLATGRSTWEQIKSGSELTSSGIHADETARMFPILRLA